The Aureimonas mangrovi genome includes a region encoding these proteins:
- the lepA gene encoding translation elongation factor 4, with amino-acid sequence MSTLPAQTPLSRIRNFSIVAHIDHGKSTLADRLIQLTGGLDAREMAGKEQVLDSMDIEKERGITIKAQTVRLHYTAKDGEAYVLNLIDTPGHVDFAYEVSRSLSACEGALLVVDAAQGVEAQTLANVYLALDNDLEIVPVLNKIDLPAAEPDKVKEQIEEVIGLDASDAVMISAKSGLGIEDVLEAIVTRLPAPKEGDRSAPLKAMLVDSWYDAYLGVIVLVRIIDGELKKGQTIRMMGADARYPVDRVGVFTPKMVTVDALGPGELGFITASIKEVADTRVGDTITEEKRQTATMLPGFKPAQPVVFCGLFPVDAADFDDLRAAMGKLRLNDASFSFEMESSAALGFGFRCGFLGLLHLEIIQERLSREFDLDLIATAPSVVYDLKLRDGTTIQLHNPADMPDVMKIEAIHEPWIKATILTPDDYLGNILTLCQERRGIQTDLSYVGKRAMVTYELPLNEVVFDFYDRLKSISKGYASFDYQLIEYREGDLVKMSILVNAEPVDALSMLVHRNQAEKRGRQMCEKLKELIPNHLFKIPIQAAIGGKVIARETISALRKDVTAKCYGGDASRKRKLLDKQKEGKKRMRQFGKVEIPQEAFIAALKMDS; translated from the coding sequence ATGAGCACCTTGCCCGCCCAGACGCCGCTGTCCCGCATCCGCAACTTCTCGATCGTCGCCCATATCGACCACGGGAAGTCGACTCTCGCCGACCGCCTGATCCAGCTCACCGGCGGGCTGGACGCGCGCGAGATGGCGGGCAAGGAGCAGGTGCTCGACTCGATGGACATCGAGAAGGAGCGCGGCATCACCATCAAGGCGCAGACCGTGCGCCTGCACTACACGGCCAAGGACGGCGAGGCCTACGTCCTCAACCTGATCGACACGCCCGGCCACGTCGATTTCGCCTACGAGGTCTCGCGCTCGCTGTCGGCCTGCGAAGGCGCCCTGCTCGTCGTGGACGCCGCGCAAGGGGTCGAGGCGCAGACGCTCGCCAACGTCTATCTTGCGCTCGACAACGACCTCGAGATCGTGCCCGTCCTCAACAAGATCGACCTGCCCGCCGCCGAGCCGGACAAGGTGAAGGAGCAGATCGAGGAGGTCATCGGCCTCGACGCTTCCGACGCGGTGATGATCTCCGCCAAGTCCGGCCTCGGCATCGAGGACGTGCTGGAAGCCATCGTCACGCGCCTGCCCGCGCCGAAGGAGGGCGACCGTTCCGCCCCCCTGAAGGCGATGCTCGTCGATTCGTGGTACGACGCGTATCTCGGCGTCATCGTTCTCGTGCGCATCATCGACGGCGAGCTGAAGAAGGGCCAGACCATCCGCATGATGGGCGCCGATGCGCGCTATCCGGTGGATCGTGTCGGCGTCTTCACGCCCAAGATGGTGACGGTGGACGCCCTCGGCCCCGGCGAGCTCGGCTTCATCACCGCCTCGATCAAGGAAGTGGCCGATACGCGCGTCGGCGACACCATCACCGAGGAGAAGCGCCAGACGGCGACGATGCTGCCCGGCTTCAAGCCCGCGCAGCCGGTCGTGTTCTGCGGCCTCTTCCCGGTGGATGCGGCCGATTTCGACGACTTACGCGCCGCGATGGGCAAGCTGCGCCTCAACGACGCGAGCTTCTCGTTCGAGATGGAGAGCTCGGCCGCGCTCGGCTTCGGCTTCCGCTGCGGCTTCCTCGGCCTCCTGCATCTGGAGATCATCCAGGAGCGCCTGTCGCGCGAGTTCGACCTCGACCTCATCGCGACGGCCCCTTCCGTCGTCTACGATCTGAAGCTGCGCGACGGCACCACGATCCAGCTCCACAACCCGGCCGACATGCCGGACGTGATGAAGATCGAGGCGATCCACGAACCGTGGATCAAGGCGACGATCCTGACGCCGGACGATTATCTCGGCAACATCCTGACGCTCTGCCAGGAACGGCGCGGAATCCAGACCGACCTGTCCTATGTCGGCAAGCGCGCGATGGTCACCTACGAGCTGCCGCTGAACGAAGTGGTGTTCGACTTCTACGACCGGCTGAAGTCGATCTCGAAGGGCTACGCCTCCTTCGACTACCAGCTCATCGAGTATCGCGAGGGCGATCTCGTGAAGATGTCGATCCTCGTCAACGCCGAGCCGGTGGACGCTCTGTCGATGCTGGTCCACCGCAACCAGGCCGAGAAGCGCGGCCGGCAGATGTGCGAGAAGCTGAAGGAGCTGATCCCGAACCATCTGTTCAAGATCCCGATCCAGGCGGCGATCGGCGGCAAGGTCATCGCGCGCGAGACCATCTCGGCCCTGCGCAAGGACGTGACGGCCAAGTGCTACGGCGGCGACGCCTCGCGCAAGCGCAAGCTCCTCGACAAGCAGAAGGAGGGCAAGAAGCGCATGCGCCAGTTCGGCAAGGTGGAGATCCCGCAGGAAGCGTTCATCGCCGCGCTGAAGATGGATAGCTAG
- a CDS encoding Hsp70 family protein, with protein MPGTLHAGLDFGTTNSTIALCAPGGAPRLLPVEGEHLTIPSALFFSLEDGGTYVGRKAVFEYVDGAEGRFMRALKSVLGSSLMKETTAVGRQRMTFQELIGRFLQHLRERLEAAGEGPEAVVLGRPVRFVDEDDAADARAEGELAEAARATGFRHIEFQYEPVAAALYYERQVTAEKLALVVDIGGGTSDFSVVRLSPERARTLDRRSDILSFTGVHVGGTDFDRLLNIASMQPLFGLGSMTADGKRAMPVWYFNDMATWHRVNTLYTPKIARDIAGLKKEAAEPEKLARYEHLLAHRSGHRLAGAVETAKIALTDESETEIRLAEPGLSLAAPVTRAEFEAATVELVARIGGAIEAALAQAGVPADAIETVILTGGGAQVPAVRLAATARFPGAEIAQSDAFGSVGLGLGIDAARRFA; from the coding sequence ATGCCCGGAACGCTCCACGCCGGCCTCGACTTCGGCACCACCAATTCCACGATCGCGCTCTGCGCGCCGGGCGGCGCGCCGCGCCTCCTACCCGTGGAGGGCGAGCACCTGACGATCCCCTCCGCGCTGTTCTTTTCGCTCGAGGACGGCGGCACCTATGTGGGGCGCAAGGCCGTCTTCGAATATGTCGACGGCGCGGAAGGGCGCTTCATGCGGGCGCTGAAGAGCGTCCTCGGCTCCTCGCTGATGAAGGAAACGACGGCCGTCGGGCGCCAGCGCATGACCTTCCAGGAGCTCATCGGCCGCTTTCTGCAGCATCTGCGCGAGCGCCTGGAAGCGGCGGGGGAGGGGCCGGAGGCGGTCGTCCTCGGGCGGCCCGTGCGCTTCGTCGACGAGGACGACGCGGCCGATGCGCGCGCCGAGGGCGAGCTTGCCGAGGCCGCGCGCGCCACCGGCTTCCGCCACATCGAATTCCAGTACGAGCCGGTGGCCGCCGCGCTCTACTACGAGCGGCAGGTCACGGCGGAGAAGCTGGCGCTCGTCGTCGACATCGGCGGCGGCACCTCGGACTTCTCGGTTGTGCGGCTGTCGCCGGAGCGGGCCCGCACACTCGACCGGCGCTCGGACATCCTGAGCTTCACGGGCGTGCATGTCGGCGGCACGGATTTCGACCGGCTCCTCAACATCGCGTCCATGCAGCCGCTCTTCGGCCTCGGCTCGATGACGGCGGACGGCAAGCGCGCCATGCCCGTCTGGTATTTCAACGACATGGCGACGTGGCATCGCGTCAACACGCTCTATACGCCGAAGATCGCGCGGGACATCGCGGGGCTGAAGAAGGAAGCGGCCGAGCCGGAGAAGCTCGCGCGCTACGAGCATCTCCTCGCGCACCGCTCGGGCCACCGCCTCGCCGGCGCGGTCGAGACCGCCAAGATCGCGCTGACGGACGAGAGCGAAACCGAGATCCGCCTCGCCGAGCCGGGCCTCTCGCTCGCGGCACCCGTCACGCGGGCCGAGTTCGAGGCGGCCACAGTCGAACTCGTCGCTCGCATTGGCGGAGCGATCGAGGCAGCGCTCGCGCAGGCGGGCGTCCCGGCCGATGCGATCGAGACGGTGATCCTCACCGGCGGCGGCGCGCAGGTGCCCGCCGTGCGCCTCGCCGCCACCGCGCGTTTTCCGGGCGCCGAGATCGCGCAGTCCGATGCCTTCGGCTCGGTCGGGCTCGGCCTCGGCATCGATGCGGCACGCCGCTTTGCCTGA
- a CDS encoding GlcG/HbpS family heme-binding protein: MPLTIETARTIVAASLKKGGELGLKPLTVAVLDAGGALVALERQDGASRMRPEIAIGKANGAVALGMGSRAIFARAEQQPFFIQSMNALAGGSLVPVPGGVLIREGGTIVGAVGITGDTSDNDEAAAVAGIEAAGFMADAG, from the coding sequence ATGCCCCTGACGATCGAGACCGCCCGCACCATCGTTGCCGCCAGCCTGAAGAAGGGCGGCGAGCTCGGCCTCAAGCCGCTCACCGTCGCCGTCCTCGATGCCGGCGGCGCGCTTGTCGCGCTGGAGCGTCAGGACGGTGCCTCGCGCATGCGCCCCGAGATCGCCATCGGCAAGGCCAACGGCGCGGTCGCGCTCGGCATGGGATCGCGTGCGATCTTCGCGCGGGCCGAGCAGCAGCCCTTCTTCATCCAGTCGATGAACGCGCTGGCCGGCGGCTCGCTGGTGCCGGTGCCGGGCGGTGTCCTCATCCGCGAGGGCGGCACGATCGTCGGCGCCGTCGGCATCACCGGCGACACGTCCGACAACGACGAGGCGGCCGCCGTCGCGGGCATCGAGGCGGCGGGCTTCATGGCCGACGCGGGCTGA